One region of Thiorhodovibrio frisius genomic DNA includes:
- a CDS encoding RNA-binding S4 domain-containing protein: MSATPDAPGASQRLDKWLWAARFFKTRQLAITAVSGGKVQVDGQRCKPSRALRPGSRVHIQKGELAWEIEVRALAKQRRPASEAALLYAEDEASRLRRQELARAARENAQHGPRPQGRPTKRDRRQLQAFRETRREE; encoded by the coding sequence ATGAGCGCAACGCCCGATGCGCCCGGAGCCAGCCAGCGGCTGGACAAATGGCTGTGGGCTGCGCGATTTTTTAAAACCCGGCAACTCGCGATCACCGCCGTGAGTGGTGGCAAGGTGCAGGTGGACGGCCAACGCTGCAAGCCAAGCCGCGCGCTGCGCCCCGGCAGCCGCGTGCACATCCAAAAAGGCGAACTGGCCTGGGAGATCGAAGTTCGCGCTCTGGCCAAACAACGCCGCCCGGCAAGCGAGGCAGCGCTTTTGTACGCCGAGGACGAGGCCAGCCGATTGCGCCGCCAGGAACTCGCCCGCGCCGCGCGCGAGAATGCCCAGCACGGCCCACGCCCACAGGGTCGCCCCACCAAACGCGACCGGCGCCAGTTGCAGGCCTTTCGAGAAACGCGCCGCGAGGAGTGA
- a CDS encoding Lcl C-terminal domain-containing protein — protein sequence MPSQLFCLSPGRAFRLRAVLLIGLWLLPTLVAAQGRAQPQPGAQAQPGAPAQGLDCGRGPEDKFDEERWKLSEDGIVGDEQNRLVWKQCPEGLHGERCREGRLAYLSWERALEIAENSTFAGFDDWRIPKLDELRQIIQPGCFFPAVNLSLFPNTPSGWFWFDSAEADNSPRAGQLGFAFGKEFSGNQRNIVHLRLVRELPEEGEAEADAAAQEPAPDAEAPDAGAEPPAGEPGAAEAGQNAAGAAGADGQAAEPEPADAAADQPGAPVADQAGEPVADQAGDQTPEPAAAQGTAENPDQPAEQPAAGAAAQEPGLLPGPPPIAPPAEPPALPPIAPLAPAPAN from the coding sequence TTGCCTAGTCAGCTTTTCTGTCTGTCACCAGGGCGCGCGTTCAGACTGCGCGCAGTGCTGCTGATCGGGCTCTGGTTGCTGCCGACCCTGGTCGCAGCCCAAGGCCGGGCTCAGCCCCAGCCCGGCGCCCAGGCCCAGCCTGGCGCTCCGGCCCAGGGACTCGACTGTGGTCGCGGACCAGAGGACAAGTTCGATGAAGAACGCTGGAAACTGAGCGAAGACGGGATCGTCGGCGACGAGCAAAATCGCCTTGTCTGGAAGCAATGCCCCGAAGGTCTGCATGGCGAGCGCTGTCGTGAGGGTCGTCTGGCCTATTTGTCCTGGGAGCGTGCGCTCGAGATCGCCGAGAACAGCACCTTCGCGGGCTTTGATGACTGGCGTATCCCCAAGCTCGACGAACTGCGCCAGATCATCCAGCCCGGCTGCTTTTTCCCGGCCGTGAATTTGTCGCTCTTCCCCAACACACCTTCGGGCTGGTTTTGGTTCGACTCCGCTGAGGCGGACAATTCCCCTCGCGCTGGCCAGCTTGGTTTCGCTTTTGGCAAGGAGTTTAGCGGCAATCAGCGCAATATCGTCCATCTGCGCCTGGTCCGGGAGCTTCCCGAAGAAGGCGAAGCCGAGGCGGACGCCGCAGCTCAAGAGCCCGCGCCAGACGCAGAGGCACCAGATGCCGGTGCGGAGCCGCCTGCGGGAGAACCGGGCGCTGCCGAAGCTGGTCAGAATGCAGCAGGCGCTGCCGGAGCTGACGGACAGGCCGCCGAGCCCGAGCCGGCGGACGCAGCGGCTGATCAGCCTGGCGCACCTGTCGCTGATCAGGCCGGAGAACCGGTCGCTGATCAGGCTGGCGACCAAACTCCAGAACCCGCAGCCGCCCAGGGAACCGCTGAGAATCCCGATCAGCCAGCCGAGCAACCCGCTGCCGGCGCCGCTGCTCAGGAACCTGGACTGCTGCCAGGTCCGCCCCCAATTGCGCCTCCGGCTGAGCCCCCAGCATTGCCCCCAATTGCGCCCCTAGCCCCCGCTCCCGCCAATTGA
- a CDS encoding HesB/IscA family protein, with the protein MFKVTPTAAEQVAKAAKQGGTEGFSLRLAAVQKPDGSIDYRMGFDEIGEDDIRFTSEGVDIVMAPEFVPLLDTAVMDFVTLDDGNQHFIFLNPKDPTYKPPSDA; encoded by the coding sequence ATGTTCAAAGTGACTCCAACAGCGGCTGAACAGGTCGCGAAAGCCGCGAAACAAGGGGGAACCGAGGGGTTCTCCCTGCGACTGGCAGCCGTGCAGAAACCGGACGGCTCCATCGATTACCGCATGGGATTCGATGAGATCGGCGAGGATGACATCCGCTTCACCTCCGAGGGCGTGGATATCGTTATGGCGCCCGAGTTCGTGCCCCTGCTCGATACGGCGGTGATGGATTTTGTCACCCTGGATGACGGAAATCAGCACTTCATTTTTCTCAACCCCAAGGATCCAACCTACAAGCCTCCGAGCGACGCCTGA
- the grxC gene encoding glutaredoxin 3 — protein sequence MVKIEMYSTAFCPYCVRARRLLTKKGVEFEEIRIDQDPSQEAVMIQRSERLTVPQIFINGHHIGGYDDMAELDMDERLDPLLLGEDPA from the coding sequence ATGGTCAAAATTGAAATGTACAGCACCGCCTTCTGCCCGTACTGCGTGCGCGCCCGGCGGCTGCTGACTAAAAAAGGGGTGGAATTCGAGGAAATCCGCATCGATCAAGACCCCTCGCAGGAGGCGGTGATGATCCAGCGCAGCGAGCGCCTGACGGTGCCGCAGATTTTCATCAATGGGCACCATATCGGTGGCTATGATGACATGGCCGAGCTCGACATGGATGAGCGGCTCGACCCGCTGCTGCTCGGGGAAGACCCGGCATGA